The region TCACAGAATTGGGCTTAAACCAGAAATCATATAAGATTGTTGGTTGATGGGAatgatttcaaaataaaaatggagAAGTCTAAAGCAGTTTATTCATTCACTGTGAGTTTAACTTATGATATACTTTGTGTACCAAACTTTTTCATGTAGCTCGGATGACCCTCCAAGTTCTGGCAATAGTTGGCCACCTAAGACTTTTCTCTTTTTCAGTTATGTAGGTCAGGAGAGCGTTGAACAGCCTCATGAGAAAATATAGTATAACCTTTCAGAGTTTCAGGTCAGTGTCTAGTTGAACCTACCATTTGAATGAGCTCACAAATTAATGAACAACTGTGACTTAATTCTTTGCCAAAGTTGGTAAGACCATAAATTAGACACCCAAAACTTCATTTCAATTTCTAGTCATGACAGCTTTCTTTGCCTGATTGGAATTGGCCTATATCATTGCTTCTTcgtttttttccttcttcttatcTGCATCAGAATTTAACTCTCCAACCAAAAGAACAAAGAATGATCAAATGACAATGACACTAAAACCATTTTATAAACACGTGTTAAACACTGAAATGTTGGTAAAATGTGATTTTCTAGGTAGCTCAAAacacttttatttttatctcatcAAGACATTTATCATATCTCTAATTTAATTTCCCCCTTTTCTTCTAGTATCTCACTAAATGTAGGTGTGTTTCAAATGTCAACGAAACAGTATTCGACAATAAGCAAGCAATTGTAGCCACAATATCAAAGTTTTTCTCATATCCTAGAATAATCACCACATCCACTAGGGTCGACCCAACACTAACTGTGGCATACAATAAATTTTAAAGTGTGACCTTTTTTTGGGCTTTTTtaacttagtaaaaaaaattagagcattttttacttagtaattttttttttaaaatttggatGGCTTTACCCTTAAGTCGGCCCTATCACGCACAATTTAGCGCATGTTTAGATATACCATGAAACCACAAAGATAAAATCAAGTAGACACACAAAAGCTGAGAAAAAAGAAGTTGCTTTTGTTGCAAAGCTTCTTATATGTCAAAATAGCAAGTTCATATCTCTCCTGTTTTGCTCTGCCAAACCTATTGATAGGAACCTTCAATTACTAGTTGTGAACCTCAACATCAATTGGTATCTAAGACTAAAAGATTAGTTTTCAAGAGAGAAACTTTAGAAGCTGCATCCTAACTTCTTTGAGCGTTACCTGGCCTTGATTGGTCCCCAAGATTTGTATATGTCGGAGACTGAACAGATTTGGTTTGTGCTGTGcgtgaaaaacaaatttgacttTCAAGTTCTAGCAGCTGGTTTTGTGTTCTTTCACTGTCTACCGACGACAGCATAATATTGTTAGATTTGGAAGCACGGATCAAAAAGATTCCTCTAGTATGAGGTGAGTGTGTTGTGTGGTCCAAAAATTTTAAGCAGTTGGATTTCTAACATTCCCACTGATGTGAGACTTCTTTTTAATTTCAATACTCCCCTCAAGCCCAATTGGACCTGTCTTGTATGACTTTGCCCTACTTGTCTTGTTAATGTTTCTCAAACTTCATGTTGATAAGTACTAATagaagttattttaaaaaaattaatcatttttCTAAAAGTTACCAAAATTAATTAcacttcttaatatgtgtgttttagATAAAGTAGACAGTTATTTTGAAACGGAAGAAGTACAAGCAATCATGTTGTCCAACCCTACATGATGACTTTATGCTACTAATAATTATCTTGAAACACACAAGAAACAGAACCCTATATAAATAAATGATGGTGCTGCTTAATTCATTGATATTTTCATCATTCTTCATGTCAAAATCCCCTTGTATATATAACACTTAAAATGTTGCCTATATTTTACAACAGATCCAACTAAGGTGAAACACTTCTCCCCACTGTAAATCCCCAAAAAATTCCTAAGGTAACCTTATAAAACACTATCAAATTATAAAGGCTATAAAACAAGGAACAAAAAATATAGAATAAGGGGATATGAAACATCAATAACTCCTGCTGATGTTGCTATCTATATAGTGACTACTTAGGTTGTACAAGTATATCAACAATGGATGTATCTTCTTTTTGTTGAACCTTGAAGAGATCAAGGCGAGTATCACCTAATCGGAGAGAGTAAGCTGCTTGTTTATATTGGGCCCATGTAAAAGGCTTATATAGACTTGGATTGTGCGGTGTCACCATCTTTGGCAGTGGACTGATCCACCAATTCAAAGGTGGCGCTGCAAAGTACATCATTGACATTCTCGCCTCCGCCGCGTTTGTCAAAGCCCGGTGTCTCACGCTCACAAACCTTCCATTTGTCAACAcctacaaaaataaataaatatataaatatgttGCCTTCACGATATAAAGTTTCTGGATCCGTTACTAAATTGGTTAAGAAGCAACTAACCTGAAGGGCATCGCCAACCATGACGAAGAATTCATTAGGGTCAGGAGAGACCGGGAGCCACAACCCGTCAGGGGTCTCAATCTGAAGGCCGCCGACGTTGTTGGACCTCATGATGGTTAAGATCTGAGGGTCAGAATGCTCGCCAAATCCAACCCGTGCTTGATCAAGTTGTTCATATTGGTCCTGATTCTTGTTCACTGGAGGGTAGTGATTAATCCTTAGCACTGAATCACAATCCACGTCTTTGATAAACTTGCTCAGTGAAAATTTGTCCGGGACCCACAAGCCCTCTGCTACAAGCTCAAGAATCTTGCATGCTAGTTCTTTTGCTTCTTCTATGTAATCACTCACTGCGCAACTGCAATTGGAGAACAGAATCAGAGTCATGACTCATGTCACTCATTTTCATCTAGTAAATATTTTTGTTGTTAACTTGAACTTGTGAGACTAGCAAGCAAAGACATATGGAGGGTCACatgatatatattatatttaatttccCATTTCTTAGATTGAAGAAGGGAAAAGTCCTTTCTGTATTAATCCTTGATTTGATAGTGTTGAGTTATTAATTTCCctgtttcattttttatttcaatcaaTCAAAATGTGTCGCGTTAATTGaaacaaaatttaattaatacaacACAATCTCATGAATGACACATGAAATAAAACATCATTTGAGAACATATAATCTTAATCTCGATTGTCATTGGCTCAATCTGAAAATGTTAGGACAAATAAGCTAGGCggtttcttcaaaaaaaaaaattgtggatGCATGTACTTGGACCCTCTTCGGTTGACAAATCATTGGGCACAATTGTGCTAATGGATGAAGAATTTGTAGCTGAAAATTCTGCTTAATTATGCATGATTTCAGTGAAGAagattttagttttaaattcTTGCATAATGCAGTCAGGTAGATTCTCTTGACATAATGAAGTTTTTGCTGATGTTTTAAGTACAGGTGATTCTGTATCTCTTACGTGGCTCTCTCATCACCTTTGCATGATTAATTGGTTGAGACTTGTGATTGtttaactaattaaaataaaaatttcgtCAATAATTTCTCAAACTACTTTTTGGTTAAGATACCTCAAAAGAAAAGAGCATAAAAATATCATTATAATTGCTATTGCTATATACAATAATCAATAATGAGGTATCGGAATGTGCACACTACCAGTCAGGGACTAAAGATCAAGACCCCCAAAAAAATCAACAGATTGTATGGTATAACCATTCTTTGTGCACGTGTGTACCATTTGAACTCTAAATTTCATATTACAATGATACAAATATCAAAAAATAAGTCAGGATATTAATTGTTGTGTGatgttatatatttatatattataaaaggAAAGTGTGATAGAGAGTCTATATATTTAACatatttataaaaaaggaaataaaaatgatgattaaaaattaaaatgaatagAAGCCAAGATGGAGCCCATCCCTGATGATTAGAGTGGTCTCCAACTAATTCACAGGTGTTGAAGTCTCTATCGTGTAGCTGAATCAACCACAAGAAAACACTAATTATACATATTGATTAAATAAATGGTATAAGCTGCGACAAAATGATCGAGCTTTgctaataaattattaaatattgaACAAATTGTAAATTTTTATGCAGCATAATGATTTGAAATACGAAAGAAAAATGCAGTTGTT is a window of Lotus japonicus ecotype B-129 chromosome 5, LjGifu_v1.2 DNA encoding:
- the LOC130720710 gene encoding gibberellin 2-beta-dioxygenase 2, giving the protein MVAPSPTSMRVRTRKTKAVGIPTIDLSMERSELSEQVVRACEEYGFFKVVNHNVPREVVSRLEEKGTEFFSKSTSEKTQAGPATPFGYGCRNIGLNGDMGDLEYLLLHTNPLSFTETSKTIANDPTKFSCAVSDYIEEAKELACKILELVAEGLWVPDKFSLSKFIKDVDCDSVLRINHYPPVNKNQDQYEQLDQARVGFGEHSDPQILTIMRSNNVGGLQIETPDGLWLPVSPDPNEFFVMVGDALQVLTNGRFVSVRHRALTNAAEARMSMMYFAAPPLNWWISPLPKMVTPHNPSLYKPFTWAQYKQAAYSLRLGDTRLDLFKVQQKEDTSIVDILVQPK